In Xyrauchen texanus isolate HMW12.3.18 chromosome 13, RBS_HiC_50CHRs, whole genome shotgun sequence, a single genomic region encodes these proteins:
- the LOC127653553 gene encoding neurexophilin-2-like — protein sequence MKLLCWSVLLGMQWILRKVHGLEKQVGKSLDYLEPGASGTVFKTLPYGVPDGGGTGPTGGVKPPYQTSRIFSTMDQTPIKPKPPMISFQNPYEWVRNQSMLLDQTGYRPKRKPSLKTSMKTKKIFGWGDFYFNVKTLKFSLLVTGKIVDHVNGTFTVYFRHNSSSLGNVSVSIVPPSKIVEFEVLHPQNPLHPEIQFHQPHQSTVDPKDIKTFNCRVEYEKTDRSKKPKPCLYDPSQTCFTENTQSHSSWLCAKPFKVICIFISFFSIDYKLVQKVCPDYNFQSEHPYLG from the coding sequence GTGCACGGCTTGGAGAAACAGGTGGGCAAGTCTTTGGACTACCTGGAGCCGGGAGCGTCCGGGACCGTCTTCAAGACTCTTCCATACGGAGTTCCCGATGGAGGAGGAACAGGTCCGACAGGTGGAGTCAAACCCCCGTACCAAACGTCCCGGATATTCTCCACTATGGACCAAACGCCCATTAAACCAAAGCCACCCATGATCAGCTTCCAGAACCCGTACGAATGGGTCCGAAACCAGTCGATGCTCCTCGATCAAACAGGCTACCGCCCGAAACGCAAACCGTCCCTCAAAACCTCCATGAAGACTAAGAAGATCTTTGgctggggagacttttacttcaATGTCAAGACCCTCAAGTTCAGTCTGCTCGTCACGGGGAAGATCGTGGACCACGTCAACGGCACGTTCACCGTCTACTTCCGCCACAACTCCTCGAGTCTGGGAAACGTGTCCGTGAGCATCGTTCCCCCATCGAAGATCGTCGAGTTTGAGGTTCTTCATCCACAGAACCCTCTTCATCCGGAGATCCAGTTCCACCAGCCGCATCAGTCCACCGTCGACCCCAAAGACATCAAAACCTTCAACTGTCGCGTTGAGTACGAAAAGACGGATCGCTCCAAGAAGCCCAAACCTTGCCTGTACGACCCGTCCCAGACCTGTTTCACCGAGAACACCCAGTCGCACTCGTCCTGGCTCTGCGCCAAACCTTTCAAAGTCATCTGCATCTTCATCTCCTTCTTCAGCATCGATTATAAGCTGGTGCAAAAGGTTTGTCCGGACTACAACTTTCAGAGTGAACATCCGTACCTCGGATGA